The Coccidioides posadasii str. Silveira chromosome 3, complete sequence genome contains a region encoding:
- a CDS encoding uncharacterized protein (EggNog:ENOG410PWHC~COG:S), producing MDSVGQMLKVFRDEGMLSADGMFHLRDYDAAVENVEKFRRAFIGLTKHDEERHRVSRLWPYQADG from the coding sequence aTGGACAGCGTGGGTCAAATGCTCAAAGTCTTTCGAGATGAGGGAATGTTATCCGCTGATGGCATGTTCCACCTCCGAGATTACGATGCTGCGGTGGAAAATGTTGAGAAATTCAGAAGGGCTTTTATCGGTTTGACAAAGCATGACGAGGAGAGACACCGTGTTTCGAGGCTCTGGCCATATCAGGCTGACGGCTAG
- the CCR4 gene encoding Glucose-repressible alcohol dehydrogenase transcriptional effector (EggNog:ENOG410PHFH~COG:K~BUSCO:2169at33183): MADGTYRFQQPGAGQFYFQTQQHNHHPAHQRHLIRNGTSSPTGRVKFNNTDTPSPSRSPPLNQSPSHNSYTMYSQGHQGQPVMMNGQSHQRFGMPMPKFQHPTHHPHHAQQPHHPHSQSTQNLAHQHNFSGGALSNAAQHFTPAHLQNGTTSNVEDEIEEPMNEHWQQQLQLAAESRQASSPHYYARAVAQQTKGLQLSSNQADPNENGTEERNRATAVKDHRRQDWVALDFGGQGLRALSNGLFHYSFLDKLYLNHNKLKSLPSSIGELKNLTHLDISSNELTEIPEEIGMLTNLKKLLLFDNSLQTLPFELGYLYQLDTLGIEGNPLADVLKSRIMQEGTKSLIKYLKEEMPVHLPPSNRDWLILDETGKNSANGGNDNKFTALTYNTLCDRYATNQQYGYAPSRALAWEFRRDLLLNEIRGHDADIVCLQEIDQGSYHGFFREQLAYNDYKGVYWPKGRAQGMPEEEAKLVDGCATFFKGSKYILLEKNMIHFGQTAVRRPDAKGQDDIYNRLWQKDNIAVIVFLENRLTGERMIVVNAHIYWDPAYKDVKLIQVAIMMEEVTQLAEKYVKIPPCTDKTAFRFSEPEDGKESQGTSTPVEPAPSVEYSSASQIPILVCGDFNSCPGSAVYNLLAHGRMAEEHPDLEKRLYGNLSRMGMSHPFTLKSAYSTIGELSFTNYTPGFTDVIDYIWYSSNTLQVTALLGEVDKEYLKRVPGFPNYHFPSDHLALMAEFSVKSKKNKPVEADFGPQRDKTM, translated from the exons ATGGCAGATGGTACCTACCGGTTCCAGCAGCCTGGGGCCGGGCAGTTTTACTTTCAAACTCAGCAGCACAATCATCACCCCGCTCACCAACGACACCTCATTCGAAACGGAACAAGCTCTCCGACCGGGAGAGTAAAGTTCAACAATACCGATACTCCTTCTCCTTCGCGCTCTCCTCCCCTAAATCAATCTCCTAGTCACAATTCGTACACGATGTACTCCCAGGGCCACCAGGGTCAGCCCGTCATGATGAATGGGCAGTCCCATCAACGGTTTGGAATGCCGATGCCGAAGTTCCAACACCCTACTCACCACCCGCATCACGCACAACAACCCCATCATCCTCATTCTCAATCAACTCAGAACTTAGCTCACCAGCACAATTTCTCCGGTGGAGCATTGTCCAACGCCGCCCAGCACTTCACCCCGGCGCACCTGCAAAATGGCACAACGTCCAATGTTGAGGACGAGATTGAAGAGCCGATGAATGAACATTGGCAGCAGCAGCTGCAGCTCGCGGCCGAGTCAAGACAAGCGAGTTCACCGCACTACTATGCGCGAGCAGTTGCACAGCAAACTAAGGGCCTTCAATTATCATCCAACCAAGCTGATCCCAACGAGAACGGCACAGAAGAGCGGAATCGGGCCACAGCAGTGAAAGATCATCGCCGGCAAGATTGGGTTGCTCTTGACTTCGGTGGACAAGGCCTTCGTGCACTGTCAAATGGCCTTTTTCACTATAGCTTTCTCGACAAGCTCTATCTGAACCATAACAAATTGAAGTCCCTCCCCTCAAGCATTGGGGAACTGAAGAACCTAACGCATTTGGACATTTCCAGCAATGAGTTGACGGAAATCCCGGAGGAAATTGGTATGCTCACGAACCTCAAGAAGCTCCTTCTTTTCGACAACAGCCTACAGACTCTTCCGTTTGAGTTGGGTTATCTTTACCAGCTGGACACCCTCGGAATTGAAGGCAATCCACTAGCGGATGTCCTGAAGTCCCGTATTATGCAAGAAGGCACAAAGTCGCTCATCAAATATCTCAAAGAGGAAATGCCCG TTCATTTACCTCCTTCGAACCGTGATTGGCTTATTCTCGATGAGACTGGCAAGAATTCTGCTAATGGAGGCAACGACAATAAATTCACTGCTCTAACGTACAACACCCTGTGCGATAGATATGCCACAAACCAACAATACGGATATGCGCCATCACGAGCATTAGCATGGGAATTTCGACGCGATCTCTTGCTGAACGAGATTAGAGGGCATGATGCCGATATCGTATGCTTGCAAGAGATCGACCAGGGCAGCTATCATGGTTTTTTCCGCGAGCAGCTTGCATACAATGATTATAAGGGTGTATATTGGCCCAAGGGGCGAGCTCAAGGTATGCCAGAAGAGGAGGCTAAGCTGGTTGACGGTTGTGCAACATTCTTCAAGGGCAGCAAAtacattcttcttgaaaagaATATGATCCATTTTGGACAAACCGCCGTCCGGAGACCAGATGCAAAAGGACAGGACGATATTTACAACCGATTATGGCAGAAGGACAATATCGCCGTCATTGTCTTCCTGGAGAATAGGCTTACAGGGGAGCGCATGATTGTTGTCAACGCCCACATTTACTGGGATCCGGCTTATAAAGACGTTAAGCTAATTCAAGTTGCCATTATGATGGAAGAGGTAACTCAGCTGGCAGAGAAATACGTGAAGATCCCTCCATGCACCGATAAAACGGCATTTAGATTCTCTGAGCCTGAAGACGGAAAAGAAAGTCAAGGGACATCAACGCCCGTGGAACCTGCTCCTTCGGTAGAATATTCCAGTGCTTCCCAAATTCCTATCCTTGTTTGTGGTGACTTCAACTCTTGCCCAGGATCAGCCGTTTATAATCTTCTGGCTCACGGCCGTATGGCTGAGGAGCACCCGGATCTTGAAAAGCGGTTATACGGAAACCTGAGTCGCATGGGAATGTCTCATCCATTCACGTTGAAGTCGGCATACTCGACAATTGGGGAGCTGAGCTTCACCAATTACACTCCCGGATTTACAGATGTGATCGATTATATCTGGTACTCTTCCAATACTCTCCAAGTAACTGCCTTACTTGGCGAAGTCGACAAGGAATATCTGAAAAGAGTCCCTGGATTCCCGAACTATCATTTCCCCAGCGACCACCTGGCACTCATGGCGGAATTCTCAGtgaaaagcaagaagaataaaCCCGTCGAGGCAGACTTCGGACCACAACGGGACAAGACGATGTGA
- a CDS encoding uncharacterized protein (EggNog:ENOG410PKEG~COG:S~BUSCO:6998at33183), which translates to MLMHVFGAPFCSPHFNEDPPKRVLEIACGSALWSNACHEYFAKRGHSNISFTGIDIINIAPDLQKQGVNWQFKRHDLRKPKLPFPDGYFDFVFIKDAGVAPTGPDLQAVPLAEPLRVLRPGGVLEVWESDFIFRSLLPDPPAAPGLSERDQEQADATGTYTIFPATPFADAQNPYLRDYNSWAEKAFELRKLTPMPCATINLSFTSESESFQSVDSRRIAIPLGEVKWEHTSNGGTTPRKHLTEDQLTLRHTALLNVVQMIESMEPILMEASEKGKAEWDRWWAGMTQDLLQKDGVASGECLEVGAWWGQKR; encoded by the coding sequence ATGCTGATGCACGTCTTTGGCGCGCCGTTTTGTTCTCCTCACTTTAACGAGGATCCTCCGAAACGGGTACTCGAGATCGCATGTGGATCTGCATTGTGGTCGAACGCCTGTCACGAGTATTTTGCGAAAAGGGGACATTCGAATATTTCCTTCACGGGAATTGATATAATAAACATCGCGCCGGATTTACAGAAGCAAGGTGTAAATTGGCAATTTAAGCGCCACGATCTACGAAAACCCAAGCTGCCTTTTCCAGATGGATATTTTGATTTTGTTTTTATCAAGGACGCAGGCGTCGCTCCCACCGGTCCAGATCTGCAGGCTGTTCCACTCGCAGAACCACTTCGGGTTTTGAGACCGGGAGGTGTCCTCGAAGTATGGGAGTCAGATTTCATATTCAGGTCACTGCTTCCTGATCCCCCCGCAGCGCCTGGTTTGTCTGAGCGGGACCAAGAACAGGCCGATGCGACAGGCACATATACCATCTTCCCCGCTACGCCGTTTGCGGACGCCCAAAACCCCTATTTGCGCGACTATAACTCCTGGGCAGAAAAGGCATTTGAACTACGCAAACTTACGCCCATGCCGTGCGCCACGATCAATTTGTCCTTCACTTCTGAGTCAGAGTCTTTCCAGAGTGTCGATAGCCGTAGGATCGCTATACCTCTCGGTGAAGTGAAATGGGAACACACGTCAAACGGAGGAACGACTCCACGGAAGCATTTAACGGAAGACCAATTGACCTTGCGTCACACTGCACTATTAAATGTTGTCCAGATGATTGAAAGTATGGAGCCTATactgatggaagcaagcgAAAAAGGCAAAGCCGAATGGGATCGGTGGTGGGCGGGTATGACGCAGGATCTGTTGCAGAAAGATGGAGTCGCGAGCGGAGAGTGTTTAGAAGTCGGCGCTTGGTGGGGACAGAAGCGATGA
- a CDS encoding uncharacterized protein (EggNog:ENOG410PSF6~COG:S), giving the protein MDKTLRYRVIRIYKELLYLGRNYPLGYQFFRDRLHRAFSSQAHLKDEDQIRSGIQRAEFVKKEIEALYYLRRYRYLKNHYTNS; this is encoded by the exons ATGGACAAGACTCTTCGCTACCGGGTCATCCGGATCTACAAAG AACTCTTATATCTAGGCCGCAACTACCCACTTGGCTATCAGTTCTTCCGCGATCGACTTCACCGTGCGTTCTCGAGTCAGGCCCATTTGAAGGACGAGGACCAAATTCGAAGTGGGATACAGAGAGCGGAGTTCGTGAAGAAAG AGATCGAAGCATT ATATTACCTGAGACGCTATCGTTATCTTAAAAACCATTATACCAACTCCTAA
- a CDS encoding uncharacterized protein (EggNog:ENOG410PMXZ~COG:S) — translation MYVRYAETARVNWTRNFATYHDPAHKKQWLELIGSTGIGLILKSIKIDYKFPMTYPDKICVYHKLVHAPPSPCSPNPNAYPGLIFDVLILSEAKQRAAARCHEDVVLYDYRVGHKVSELPNYMIDQFRHTWELQQEAKRVNRHKIQEIEMKLRTLEKTSWDRVDATEDVGSAAGK, via the exons ATGTACGTTCGATACGCAGAAACGGCCCGAGTCAATTGGACGCGCAATTTCGCTACCTACCATGATCCCGCACACAAGAAGCAGTGGCTGGAGTTGATCGGATCCACGGGTATTGGGTTGATTCTCAAGAGTATCAAAATTGATTACAAATTT CCGATGACATACCCTGATAAAATTTGCGTATATCATAAGCTAGTCCACGCACCGCCGTCGCCTTGTTCGCCGAATCCTAACGCTTACCCCGGTTTGATTTTTGACGTACTCATCCTCTCCGAAGCAAAACAGCGGGCGGCGGCACGGTGCCACGAAGACGTTGTCCTTTACGACTATAGAGTTGGGCACAAGGTTTCTGAGCTCCCTAATTATATGATAGATCAGTTCAGACACACCTGGGAGCTTCAGCAGGAAGCGAAGAGGGTCAATAGACACAAGATCCAGGAAATTGAGATGAAGCTAAGAACTCTAGAAAAGACAAGTTGGGATCGAGTAGATGCCACTGAGGATGTGGGCTCTGCGGCAGGGAAATAG
- a CDS encoding uncharacterized protein (EggNog:ENOG410PJR6~COG:S~TransMembrane:4 (i164-185o217-239i251-280o326-344i)~BUSCO:1539at33183) yields MTRPGGAARKNHHGNRHENSHAFSGKKVAKQKSNGHLNGTPNGQHRSDLPALTPRNTSGPQQQPALPSTASNKPNGDVEGQRMESNGQVQVNGHGKGEQVLHNGHAYSSNGAMSDTRVEDQASRRLEKTIGSTSNVKKPYAGKSVNPFHLASTILKACPMADTIAILIFLLQLPPIVLTLVQFLYASMTFMLPAGVSTGTLTSNFDIFQGPAGTPSLGTMIAMDAFCLLVWGLFMWNWARNFAIDLAHVQVAIALGAGSSGDTGGVNAFCVTILLVVHLLRSEGIQDFVFGHLISANIMSSDTLEKYSNLIPTEFRRMETPSPPSWVRSLLAVHILAQAGTAMARRSMAKNRSQPRAKTGKRQDAENSAGSHVDSSVLESGTPLPSVVGSDVLSITGSISKEGRDRVSSAKKRRRQANEARRIQPFWAALASTKLTVTREYDRSRHGSWYSPSFPVTEDDLDRTPPGTGLIWITHVDSCSIKFAASDFTVEEDPMIGGTYDGSVSDAESHPFYVCVNGAHWAPVSLSRIADNSDEPSLVHWRGEIAGLAPDCAYTCSFIRCDTDEEICVISVKTPVTSDTDQASTTPSISPSPRQSLRPSSPTTTIKNSIINAEAKLNERRAKLKRSRNDHKLQVSKIRKDLDNFTHRLNSGGDESRQKQRSLQLERNIRQTEEATAVLELQLVNLEKIPEEELQDWKARKSAFELETERLNSLKEELHVAKSTMGSKVSSAETELANIVQKRERLQNRRNRLSEQYERITNANKQGLNERERRAAEQLAKEQEVARIEEGFQEQLTNITRSLEEYQVRTTQLWQQATAIEQAYQQQLYLNSGPLTPEGELPGTQRPLMDMNASNNSMSTMASGSKSNFGMAFPMHSSAERSSLAHRSSMSPIIQTSLPGVFSEPHYYPSSPLANKPSVLASEQGRYRDRSMSNPSASLSQVEYSTSIFAGDGADPDVSRSSGSASGSSSTGSPHPALGKSVWS; encoded by the exons ATGACACGACCAGGAGGAGCGGCAAGGAAGAATCACCACGGTAACCGCCACGAGAATAGCCATGCCTTCTCCGGAAAAAAGGTTGCAAAACAGAAGTCGAATGGCCATCTGAATGGAACACCAAACGGCCAGCACCGATCGGACTTGCCTGCCCTCACTCCTCGCAACACCTCCGGACCGCAGCAGCAACCAGCATTGCCCTCGACCGCGAGTAACAAGCCGAATGGGGACGTGGAGGGACAGAGAATGGAGTCCAATGGGCAGGTTCAGGTCAACGGGCACGGGAAGGGCGAGCAAGTCCTGCACAACGGTCACGCGTATTCGTCGAACGGCGCGATGTCAGACACCAGAGTTGAAGACCAGGCGTCTCGCCGGTTGGAGAAAACAATCGGCTCGACGTCGAACGTCAAAAAGCCATACGCAGGTAAATCCGTCAATCCGTTTCACCTCGCCTCCACAATCCTCAAAGCTTGCCCGATGGCCGATACGATCGCGATTctcatcttcctccttcaACTCCCGCCTATCGTGCTTACCTTGGTCCAATTTCTCTACGCGTCGATGACTTTCATGCTGCCAGCGGGCGTATCGACCGGTACACTCACGTCGAATTTCGATATCTTCCAAGGCCCTGCCGGTACACCTTCTCTCGGAACAATGATCGCGATGGATGCGTTTTGTCTACTGGTCTGGGGCCTCTTTATGTGGAACTGGGCTCGGAATTTCGCCATCGACCTCGCCCATGTTCAAGTCGCCATTGCTCTGGGTGCCGGGAGTTCAGGGGATACGGGGGGTGTCAACGCATTTTGTGTCACTATCCTTTTGGTGGTGCATTTGCTTCGCAGCGAAGGCATACAAGATTTTGTTTTCGGACATCTCATCTCGGCAAATATTATGTCAAGCGataccttggaaaagtatTCAAATTTGATCCCAACCGAATTTAGACGAATGGAGACTCCCTCGCCTCCGAGCTGGGTGAGAAGTCTCCTCGCTGTTCATATCCTGGCCCAAGCAGGAACAGCCATGGCGAGACGGTCTATGGCTAAAAATCGGTCGCAACCTCGAGCCAAAACCGGAAAACGACAAGACGCTGAGAACTCTGCTGGCAGCCACGTTGATTCTTCTGTTCTTGAGTCCGGTACCCCGCTACCTTCAGTTGTTGGTTCGGATGTTTTATCTATAACTGGTTCCATATCAAAGGAGGGTCGAGATCGAGTTTCAAGTGCGAAAAAAAGAAGGCGTCAAGCGAATGAAGCGAGACGAATACAGCCGTTTTGGGCCGCGTTAGCAAGCACAAAATTGACCGTAACTCGTGAGTATGACCGATCGAGGCATGGAAGTTGGTACTCGCCGAGTTTCCCTGTGACCGAAGACGATCTCGACAGGACACCACCAGGAACCGGTTTGATTTGGATTACTCATGTTGATAGCTGTTCGATTAAATTTGCGGCAAGCGATTTTACCGTTGAGGAAGATCCTATGATAGGTGGAACGTATGATGGTAGTGTCTCTGATGCCGAATCACACCCTTTCTATGTTTGCGTTAATGGAGCTCACTGGGCACCGGTCAGCCTCTCGAGGATAGCAGATAATTCTGATGAACCTTCATTAGTTCATTGGAGAGGGGAAATAGCTGGATTGGCACCTGATTGCGCGTATACATGCAGCTTCATCCGCTGTGATACCGATGAGGAGATCTGCGTTATCAGTGTGAAAACGCCCGTTACTTCAGACACAGATCAAG CTTCCACCACTCCATCTatctctccctctcctcgCCAGTCTTTGCGACCATCATCTCCGACGACCACCATAAAGAACTCAATTATTAATGCTGAGGCTAAGCTGAATGAGCGACGGGCTAAGCTGAAAAGATCAAGGAATGACCACAAACTTCAGGTATCCAAGATCAGAAAAGACCTCGACAATTTTACCCATCGCCTCAACAGTGGTGGAGATGAAAGCAGGCAAAAGCAACGTTCCCTACAATTGGAACGCAATATCCGTCAAACAGAGGAGGCAACGGCGGTCCTTGAACTTCAACTGGTCAACCTCGAGAAAATACCAGAGGAAGAGCTGCAGGATTGGAAAGCACGCAAAAGTGCCTTTGAGCTAGAGACTGAAAGGCTGAACTCCTTGAAAGAGGAATTGCATGTCGCAAAGTCTACCATGGGGAGTAAAGTGTCTTCGGCTGAAACGGAGCTAGCCAACATTGTACAAAAACGAGAGCGCCTTCAAAATCGCCGGAACCGGCTTTCTGAGCAATATGAACGTATTACAAATGCTAACAAACAGGGTTTGAATGAGCGTGAACGTCGTGCTGCCGAGCAGTTAGCCAAAGAGCAAGAAGTTGCGAGAATCGAAGAAGGCTTTCAGGAACAGCTAACAAATATCACTCGTTCTCTTGAAGAGTATCAAGTGCGCACCACCCAGCTCTGGCAACAAGCCACAGCGATTGAACAAGCCTACCAGCAACAGCTCTATTTGAATTCTGGCCCACTTACTCCCGAAGGCGAGCTACCTGGGACACAGCGACCACTGATGGACATGAACGCTAGTAACAATTCAATGAGTACAATGGCTTCTGGGAGCAAATCGAACTTTGGAATGGCCTTTCCGATGCATTCCTCTGCTGAAAGATCAAGCCTCGCACATCGGTCATCAATGTCTCCAATCATACAGACATCGTTGCCGGGGGTATTTTCGGAGCCTCACTACTACCCATCGTCTCCTCTTGCCAACAAGCCTTCAGTCTTAGCGTCCGAGCAGGGTCGTTACCGCGATCGCTCCATGTCAAATCCTTCCGCCTCCCTATCACAGGTGGAATACAGCACTTCAATATTTGCAGGCGATGGTGCTGATCCTGATGTTAGCCGAAGCAGTGGTAGTGCGAGCGGAAGTAGCAGTACTGGTAGTCCTCATCCTGCTCTGGGAAAGTCTGTCTGGAGCTGA
- a CDS encoding uncharacterized protein (EggNog:ENOG410PSA4~COG:S~BUSCO:10021at33183) translates to MPLVRPSRLAQSLRISTLLFQARNSQVSETTALPPQLQLRRYYGRMLRTIVSKHVASITDVVRPVLPPGIASLPKEVEKFTRILAPAQSREAQYVPRNSIFKQNIEAPEDDISTEPYSPAVTDTDIQTQVRKLMRLVPHPVAIITSTHPNSRAESAFRGMTVSSFNTVTLYPEPVVSFNAKVPSETYDAIRLSKRFLVHLLSSNAATANLAREFSRGHENILLEDKKHTFRFTSPASLDRLPAIHQGEPPRLVIHQGKLDNSRFPGSDARPDFPFILECKYYPSSAQVGDHVIVLGTVVKLYGDEPQNQMQEPDTTHSADELCLTYADTRFWKMGKTINPLSKVNRSVTKS, encoded by the coding sequence ATGCCCTTGGTTCGCCCCTCGAGACTAGCTCAGTCTCTGAGAATTTCTACACTGCTCTTCCAAGCCCGGAACTCCCAGGTGTCCGAAACCACGGCTCTCCCTCCACAACTTCAGTTGCGACGGTATTATGGGCGTATGCTAAGGACCATTGTGTCGAAGCATGTCGCAAGCATCACCGATGTTGTTCGCCCGGTCCTACCTCCGGGTATAGCCTCACTACCCAAAGAAGTCGAGAAGTTCACGAGAATCCTCGCACCGGCGCAGAGTCGGGAAGCACAATATGTTCCTCGGAACAGCATCTTCAAGCAGAATATTGAGGCCCCAGAAGACGACATATCTACAGAACCATACTCCCCCGCCGTCACTGACACGGATATTCAGACCCAGGTTCGCAAACTCATGCGCCTGGTTCCCCACCCAGTCGCAATTATAACATCTACCCACCCAAATTCGCGCGCTGAATCCGCGTTTCGTGGCATGACAGTATCATCTTTTAATACTGTGACGCTATACCCAGAACCAGTCGTCTCTTTCAACGCGAAAGTTCCCTCCGAAACATACGATGCCATCCGCTTGTCGAAACGATTTCTCGTACATCTCTTATCCTCGAACGCAGCCACCGCAAACCTTGCAAGGGAGTTTTCAAGGGGTCATGAGAATATTTTGTTAGAAGATAAGAAGCATACATTTCGGTTTACTTCACCTGCTTCGTTAGATCGACTTCCAGCCATTCACCAAGGAGAACCGCCACGACTCGTTATTCACCAGGGAAAACTAGATAATTCGAGGTTTCCTGGGAGTGATGCGCGGCCTGATTTTCCGTTCATACTCGAATGTAAATACTATCCCTCAAGCGCACAAGTTGGAGATCATGTGATTGTCTTGGGGACCGTTGTGAAGCTGTATGGCGACGAGCCGCAGAACCAGATGCAGGAGCCGGATACTACACACTCGGCGGACGAGCTATGTCTTACCTACGCAGATACTCGGTTTTGGAAAATGGGCAAAACTATAAATCCTCTCTCAAAAGTGAACCGCTCAGTCACGAAATCATGA
- a CDS encoding mitochondrial 54S ribosomal protein bL31m (EggNog:ENOG410PQSV~COG:J), which translates to MSMHLPLQRIGTTKLSSTTTTYICSQCRHATLLRRPKRPYTFTQLITLSDGSTYTHRTTSPQAVYRSTRDTRNAPLWNPSSEKLLNIEEDEAGRLRAFRNRFGRGWDAANTVSSDAAAAGEKPQPGKDVAQNAAMEEMEDEDDNLLDLISSFGQEDAQSKPTKK; encoded by the coding sequence ATGTCAATGCACCTTCCCCTCCAACGAATCGGCACCACGAAACTCTCTTCGACCACAACCACGTACATCTGCTCACAATGCAGACACGCAACGCTCCTCCGGCGCCCTAAACGGCCCTACACATTCACCCAGCTCATAACTCTTTCCGACGGGAGCACATATACCCACCGCACCACTTCTCCACAAGCAGTTTACCGTTCCACACGCGACACACGCAATGCGCCGCTCTGGAACCCGTCCAGCGAAAAACTACTCAATATCGAAGAAGACGAGGCCGGCAGGCTCAGAGCGTTCAGAAATAGGTTCGGAAGAGGGTGGGATGCGGCCAATACAGTTTCTTCGGATGCAGCGGCTGCCGGCGAGAAGCCCCAGCCTGGGAAGGATGTAGCACAGAACGCCGCTATGGAAGAGatggaagatgaagatgataatCTGTTGGATTTGATTAGTTCGTTTGGGCAGGAGGATGCACAATCCAAGCCTACGAAAAAGTGA
- the VPS5 gene encoding Vacuolar protein sorting-associated protein 5 (EggNog:ENOG410PI2Z~COG:U~BUSCO:5574at33183), whose product MDLEGGDSPWGDVPSQSKSPNNDGSAGKQNDAPSEVALTSPRSPPGRGIRTPRKFGPQVTRLEAVDGSSDPLGPLGDKSFPPISEQGPVPPQKEPFPARNARPTSSTSQSSSIAGLMESVDLEDESETRPRMRPPPPVQPPSSSDDAPKKQIQSSMTVEQAAKPSFYITVGDPHKVGDLTSSHIVYQVRTKTTSKAYVRPEFTVTRRYRDFLWLYNSLHNNNPGIVVPPPPEKQAVGRFESNFVESRRAALERMLNKIAAHPVLQHDADLKIFLESDTFNLDVKNKENREPDLGQSKGMFSSFGLSVGGGSKFIEHDDWFHDRKIYLEALENQLKGLMKAVDTVVQQRKGLAEAASDFAVSLHSLAGVELSPALSGPLERLSEVQLRIRELHERQAQQDVLTLGITIDEYIRLIGSVKTAFNQRQKSFQSWHSAESDLQKRRNAQDKLLRQGKSQQDRLNQANADVVEAERKVHQARLLFEDMGKLMRNELERFEREKVEDFKSGVETFLESAVEAQKELIELWETFFLQLDADDETNPFYNPAQTPTSQPQHERTESGSVSQSTEPTSAQEEA is encoded by the exons ATGGATTTGGAGGGAGGTGATTCGCCGTGGGGCG ATGTCCCTTCGCAATCCAAGTCGCCTAACAATGATGGATCTG CAGGCAAACAGAATGACGCCCCCTCGGAAGTGGCGCTCACAAGTCCTCGATCTCCGCCTGGAAGAGGAATCCGGACCCCAAGGAAGTTTGGCCCTCAAGTGACCAGACTTGAAGCTGTCGACGGTTCGAGTGACCCCCTCGGCCCGCTAGGCGACAAGTCGTTTCCTCCAATCTCGGAACAGGGTCCTGTCCCGCCACAGAAAGAGCCATTTCCCGCCCGCAATGCCCGTCCTACCTCATCCACATCCCAATCGTCTAGTATTGCTGGACTTATGGAGTCAGTGGATTTGGAGGATGAAAGCGAAACGCGACCTAGGATGAGACCCCCGCCGCCTGTTCAACCCCCATCTAGCAGCGACGATGCGCCAAAAAAGCAAATCCAGTCGAGCATGACCGTTGAACAAGCTGCAAAGCCATCATTTTATATCACAGTTGGTGATCCTCATAAAGTCGGAGATCTCACGAGCAGTCACATTGTCTATCAAGTCAGAACAAAG ACAACCTCAAAAGCATACGTACGGCCTGAATTTACAGTTACAAGGCGATACCGCGATTTTCTGTGGCTATATAACTCCTTGCATAACAACAATCCCGGAATTGTCGTTCCGCCACCTCCAGAGAAACAGGCAGTTGGTCGGTTTGAATCCAATTTTGTCGAATCCCGAAGGGCAGCGTTGGAGCGTATGTTGAATAAAATTGCCGCACACCCAGTACTTCAACATGACGCCGATCTGAAGATCTTTTTGGAAAGCGACACATTCAACTTGGACGTGAAAAATAAGGAGAACCGGGAGCCAGATCTGGGCCAAAGCAAGGGAATGTTTAGTTCTTTCGGTCTATCAGTCGGTGGAGGAAGCAAGTTCATAGAACATGATGAC TGGTTCCACGACAGAAAAATATACCTTGAGGCTCTTGAAAATCAACTAAAGGGCTTAATGAAAGCGGTAGATACGGTCGTGCAACAGCGCAAAGGGCTTGCAGAGGCGGCCAGTGATTTTGCAGTGTCTCTACACTCCCTTGCCGGTGTTGAATTGTCCCCAGCTCTTTCTGGCCCGTTAGAACGACTTTCCGAAGTCCAACTTCGAATAAGAGAACTCCACGAACGTCAAGCCCAGCAAGATGTTCTAACATTAGGAATTACAATTGATGAATACATCCGGCTCATAGGCAGTGTAAAGACGGCCTTTAATCAACGACAGAAATCGTTTCAGAGTTGGCACTCTGCTGAATCGGACCTGCAGAAAAGGAGAAATGCACAGGACAAGCTGCTCCGTCAAGGGAAATCTCAGCAGGACAGATTGAACCAAGCGAACGCGGACGTGGTTGAAGCCGAGAGAAAAGTACATCAAGCGAGGTTATTATTTGAGGATATGGGAAAATTAATGCGAAATGAGTTGGAACGGTTTGAAAGGGAGAAAGTAGAAGACTTCAAGTCTGGCGTTGAGACATTTTTGGAGAGCGCTGTTGAAGCACAAAAAGAG TTGATCGAGTTATGGGAGACATTCTTTTTGCAACTTGATGCAGATGACGAGACTAATCCATTTTATAACCCAGCTCAGACGCCAACATCTCAGCCCCAGCATGAACGAACTGAGAGTGGATCTGTTTCACAGAGCACTGAGCCAACCTCAGCTCAAGAAGAGGCGTAA